Genomic window (Cuculus canorus isolate bCucCan1 chromosome 15, bCucCan1.pri, whole genome shotgun sequence):
GTACCCACGTTCTACGTAGTCACAGAAATCAAGGCACTGAGCAGTAAAATTAGTGTCTCCTCCCGGCACGTGGCAGCCTCTCGGAAATTGCACATTAGGGGCTTGGGGGTTTTCTGCCTTAATTCAGCTAACTCCTCACCCCAGAGGGAGACGGCCCCGTGCTGCTGCTGGACCTGAACCCTCATTTGTCCAGGGCTCGCCTCGCCCGGCAGCCCTGTCCCGCCTGGTTCAGAAATAGGAGGGTTTGAGTCCCGGGGTGTTGTTGTTGCTGGGGTAGTGCGACTGCATGAGTGGCACTTCGCACTCAGAGCCACCAGAAAGCATCGCTGCCTCGGGCACCTTGCAGCCGTGGCTGCTCAAATCCCCATTTTCCAGGCAGGctttcaccccttccagctCCAGGGGACTGGCATCTACCCCGGTGCCCGCGTGTGCCTTGGCCCGGCGGTGCCGGCGGTAGTATGTGCCGGCggtcaccaccaccaccagcagcaggacgGCGGCCAGCGCAGGGACAATCATGAGGGCGAGGTTGCTGTCCTTGCTCTGGGTGACGGGGGAATGCTGCTGGTGGCTCACCGGCAAGGTCTGCGCCTCAGCGCAGTGCTCCTCCTTGGAGACCTTCTCCCCCAGCGGTCCGATGCACACGCGGTAGGTGCAGTTGGGCTTCAGCGCCCGCACCGTGTACTCAGAGAGCGAAGCCGGCAAACGCAGCATCACCGGCCGCTTATCCGGCCCGGAGAGATTTCGGTAGCTCAAACGGATGCCCTTCAGCTGCACTTTGGACTGGATGTAGTTCTGCAAATCCACTTTGAGAGAGGTGCTGCCCACCTGCGCGATGCTGATCTGCCGGCCGGGCGGTGGGGCCTGAGTGGCCGGGGACAGTGTCGTCGTCCTCACCTCCTCCTCGCAGTACGTCCCGGCAAAGCCCACCGGGCACAGGCACTCCAGGAGGTTCTGTGCCCCTAGGCGGCAAGTGCCACCGTTCAGACAGGTGCGAGGGGGGCAGAGGGGCGTCGGGGGGCTGGTGGGGGCCAGGGGGCTGCTGAAGGGCACAGGGGTAGAGCTGTCCTGGGGGAGTCTGGCCACTGCGGTGGGAGCTGCGGTGCTGGGCGGCGGCGGCCGGCTGCTGGTGGGGAGTGGCGCAGGTGGCAGCAGCGTGGTGGGGCGCAACGTGGTGGGGCGCaacgtggtggtggtggtggggcaGCCGAAGTCTGCGTACTGCAGGTGGTGCAGAAGCTTGCCAGAGTTCTTGGGGGGGAAATGGCAGCGTGTCTCCTCGGGCCGCCGGAGGACCACGCCACTGGCGTTCACCCACTGCACCAGCCAGCTCATCTGGCAGATGCAGTTGAAAGGGTTCCCAGCGGCCATCATGGCCCGCAGCCTggggaagaagctggagaagtcCCGAGGGATGGTGTTGATGTTGAGGTTGCTGATGTCCAGCTCCTGGAGGTTGTGAAGGTTGTGGAAGTCCTCTGCCAGCAACTGGGAGATGCGGGCGTTGCCGGCCAGGCTGAGTTTGGTGAGGCTTCCCAGGCGCCGCAGCACTGCTGGGACACGCTCCAGCAGGTTGTCGGAGATGTCCAGCTCATGGAGGTTGTTCTGGGCCTGGAAGAGCTCCTCGTCTAAGCTCGTCAGGCCCAGCCCTGCGATCTTCAGGGACTCTATGTTGATGGCATGGAAGGCCCCTGGTGCAATGGTAGGGATCTTGTTCCAGCTGAtgtccagcagcaggaggttgGGCAGGTCGAGGGGGGGCACAACCCAGAGCTGGTTGTTCTGCAGCTTCAGCTCCAGCAGGTTCTCCAGCGTGTCGAAGGCAGCAGCGTCGATGTGCTGGATCCTGTTCCTCTGCAGGTAGAGCCGTTCCAGCAGCCGCAGCCCATGGAAAGTCTCATTGGTGATCTTCTGCAGCTGGTTAGAGGACAGGTCCAAGTTAACGAGCTCCGTCAGGGGttggaagacatttttctggATGCTGGTGATCTTGTTTTGCGAGAGGTCCAGAAGCTGGAGGGCGGGCAGGCCCGCAAAGCTGTCTTCACTGAGCGTCGTGATGCCGTTCTCAAAAACGTAGAGCGAGAGGGTGTTGGGAGGCAGCTTGTGGGGCACGGTCTGGCCCCGTCTGGCAGCACACAGGATGGTCCTGGGGTCATGGCACTGGCAGCCCGCGGGACATGCCCCAGCCAGCTCCCGGGGcgccaggagcagcagcatgcAGAGGATCAGCTGGCTCATGGTGTCAGCTCTGCGGGAGAGAAAAACCCGGCCAAGGTTAGGGACCAGAATCTGccggggggcactgggggccGTGGGGCACCTCAAAGCGCCCCGCTGCCCCCACACCGCTGCTGGTGTCTCCTCGTGCCCAGCCCAGAACCCTCTGGCCCCAAAGGGATtgggagagagcaggaaagTCGCTGCCGCATTCCTGCCTCCTCTGTGCGCCCTGGACAGAGCAGATGAGAATGGAGCAGCACACGGGCTGCCCACCCCAGCTCCCTTCTATCTGGGCCCCAGGATTTAGGGACGGGGTGCCTTTGTGCACCCCAGGCTCTCCCATGAGACATTTCCCACCAGCTTTGACCTGGCCTCTTAGTACAGTCTCCGCTGGGGCACCGAGACCCCAGCCTGCGGCAGGGCGAGACCCCTGCCTCCCCACCTGCAAACGGACCTGAGGGATGTGGCACAGGGCACCAGGCAAGTGCGGAGCCAGGCTGGCCTTCCCGGCGCACCCAGCACCATGTAACTCTGTGCTCGTGCCGCCGCCCTGGGTCTGCTCCTGCCTGGTCCCCCCTCAGGGATGGGGGTACCCAGAGGTGGCCCCGTgttctcctgccccacaggtgCCCCCTGTGCCCTTCAGAGCTGGCTGCATCCCCAGAGAGTCCCAGGACTCGTGCTTAGCCCCAAGCTGGCTCCTGTCCCCTAGAGCCACGGATTACCTTGCTGTTCCCCTCACTGCTGGCACCCCAGGACCCAGCACAGCACCCTGGGCTGGGTCCTCGTCCCCCTGGcatggggactgggatggagggaggatgCTCTTGGGGCGAGTGAGGCTGTAAccacccctgccccagcccatGTCCTTGCTCTGGAGGCAGCTGGCTCTTCTCTCAACCCCATCTTTCAGCCCTTTTAATGACATTCCTTAATTAGTGCAGGCAAGGGGGGacctggggctgggctggggaccTGATGTTTCCTGCCACCTCATCTGAGGGATATGTGAGGGTGGCAAAGGGGGCTCTGCAGGCAAGGAAGGGGCAAATCCTGAAGGTGAGGGGGCCCTGCcagcccatctcctgctccGAGTTGTTCACAGCTCCAGGCAGACCCCCCACTGTGGCTCGCAAGGGGCCCCCGCCGTGTGTGGGGGGCTGCGGGGTCACGCAGCAGCACGTGCAGCCTGCTCCGGCCACCCCTCCGCCACGGGGGGCCCTGTCCTGTGCGGGGCCACCACAGGGACTTGATCCATGCTATGTCCCAGCCAGCAGAGCCCCCCTTGCCACAGAGGCACCCACACTTGCCCACAGCTCGATAGGGTTAACATGTCGTCCGGCTCCATCTTCGCCTCATCGCCGGGTGGGGAGCACCCGAGGGTGGGGTGCGCCCGCGCTGCTGGGCAGGGTCACCGCAGCCGCCTGAGTCACTTGGCCCGAGTGGCCCTGCCCCGCCGTGACCTGTGCCGTCAGCCCCTCGGCGCATCCAGGAGCTCCTGGCATCCCGGGCAGCCACTGTCACCGCGACCCCTCTCCACTGGCACATCTCCCCGCACCTACACATCACGGCTGGGGCACTGCTGCCAAAACAGAGCCAAAAAAGCATTGTGGAGACCTTGTGAAGCACATTTTGGGGCTCAGGAGGTAGCCCGGGCACCCGTCACACCGTGCCAGCCCTGGAGGTGGCTCTGGCACAGCCTCAGGGTGCTGGCTGGTAGGCACAGTGTGCCAGGCTTGCCCACGGCGCCACTGTCGTGCCGGGTGGGCAGCACCAAAGCACAGCCAGGGCTGCGGGAGGATGGCGAGGCCAGGGCTGGTTTTGCAATGCCAGGGTCGAGTTTCGCTGACGTGTCCCGTGCTGCAACCAGCTGCTGACTCCAAGTCTCTCTTGTCCCTTTAATTATGCTGgcatttcctcccctccccgcctgCCAGGCTCCCCGCTCCGGGCAGGTTCAGCCGGTCATGGCCTCGGCCGCGCATCCCCGCCTTGCCACGAGCGTCGGGCACGGCTGCTCCACCCGCACGCCTTCATCACCTCTGCCTCAGCATCACCCACTTCGCCGGCACACGCCAGCATCCCGCTGGCAtcctgccacctcctcaccctgcTACTATCTCAAGGCAGCGAGAGGTTAACCCAGTGGGGCGCTCACCCCTCCAAAAACGGGGGAACAACTCCCCACCCCCAATtctggggggtccccaaagaTGGAAAGGGGGCCCCGGTTCTGCGGGAGGTGTTAGGACCGCCCTGCCAGTGgcctgctgctgccttggcTGGGCTCCCCCACGCCTGCACCGCAGATATTTGCCGAATTATTCATATTTTCCGGCTGTGGGGAGGATCTGGGCTTGGATTCCCCCAGTCCCAGCTCAGCTTTTCCCTGCCAGGGTGGGAGCACCGCatcccctgctccctgcccgcAGTTCCCTGGGTCTGGGCatctccctgccagcccagggcGAGGGACTCAGCAGAAGACACCCCGTTTTGCGCCCATCACGTGTTTTAAGGACAAGTCTGATGCTGCTGTTGCCCTGCAGGGTGACACAGGCACAAGAGGGAATGGAGGAGCCctctgggggtccctgcccttccctgtcacttggggaTGCAGCTGTTCTCCCCAGGATGTCCTTTCCCGCACCAGTAAGCGAGGCCCCGCAGCCAAACAAAGCCCCCGTTGTTGCCAGCAGGCCCGCATGAAGCTGGGCCCCGTCCCTGTCACCGCAGGGAGGGACACGGTGCCTTTGGCGGGTGGGATGCAGATGCTGCTCCCCTCCCCGACGGCCTCACAGAACAAACCCATGTCAGCACGTGCCCCCTCCCGAGACCAAGCCAGAGGGATGCAAGATTAAGCCCTTAATCCTCCTCCCCTTCAACCCACCTTGTGCCGCCGcagctcccacctcctcccGGGCTCCCTCTCTATTTAATTAAAGTTTCCGCAGCAGCCCCGGAGGAATGCAGGCCTGGTTATTGCATTCCCCAGGGTGCTCGCCTGCCCCTCCATCCCGCTTCTGCCCCTTTGACCCGACCGCGCTCCTCGGCTCAGGTGCCGCCAAGGAGAaaaaccagcagagctgctttacGGGCAGCCAAACCGCCTCCGGAGGAACCCCAACGCCCGCAGAAGTTGGGAGGAGGCTGGTGATGCTGCCACGCGCGTCCTCGGCAGCACGGGCAGATTCCTACGGCGTGACTAGGGTGACCGCGGCTGTCCCCGAGTGCTTCCTCTTGCCGCGTCCCGCCGGCAGAGCCAGCCAGGCCGGCAGCGCTTGCGTCAGGGCCACCCGGCAAGGCCATTCGGCCTTGGTGTGGTGCAGGGAAAAATAGTAATTAGTGTCATCCTTGATGGCGGCACTGCCCAGCGCCGTGTGGGCAGCGGCACAGCCCCGGCTGGGTCAGGCCAGTCCAGCTGTCCCAGTCCCAGCAGGATGAGACCTGCCGGCATGGGGCACGTCGGCAGAAGTGGGTGTGTGGAGGAACACGAGTCTGGGGTTTTGGTTGGGAAGAGAGGGATTTTGGAattggagcatctctgctgggaTGCGCTGGCTCTTGTGGCTCAGATGGACCAAGAGGGGACACTGACCCCACGGTGGGCCCGAAGTCACACCTAGAGAGGGTGACAGGACCGGAATCCACCCAACGCAAGTCGGGTGGCGATGAAGCGTGCAAGGAGGCAACAGCAGGAGAGGTGGGCATCCCTGCCGGCCAGGCTGGCCGGTGACTGTGCTGTCACCCATCCCTCTGCACCAGCCAGGGTGCCAGCACTGCCCGGGGTTCCCACTCAGCCCCACGGCGGGTCAGCAAGCCAGGACACCAACccccaaggacaggctgggcCAGGGCAGCCAAATCCCAGCCCAACTGAGCCTTCCACTactgccagcagctcccacttCTGCCGAGCTCCAAGGGGCAAGCCCTGCTGCCACGTCTGCTGCAACACAGAAAGCATGGGGCCAACTCAGGACTGTGTGGGTCCTGGAGCCCTTCTGCTGGCACAGTGGGATGCAGCCACCCAGGCACAGTTGGAGGGAGATGGGCTCTGCATCAGCCCCAGCGACATCCCTTCCTGGTGACCAGAGCAGCCAAGGTCCCCAGGACAGAGCCTGGCGCATCCCATGCAGGACACAGGGCACAAGGACAGTGCCCGGCGCAGGGCTGGCACCCCAGCCTGGCCAAAGCCTCATCGCCAGCCTGGGCCGGGGGCGGTGGGTGCCCCAGCACAGGGGGAGCGGGGCACACTGAGCCCCACCgggggctgcagtgggagcTCTCTGCCCGCAGCGGGGGCTGCAGTGGAACTGCCCCCGGGTCTCTGCCCAGACCgggggctgcagtgggagcTCCCCCTGGGTCCCTGCCTGCAGCGGGGCTGCAGTGGAGCTGCCCCCGGGTCTCTGCTCAGAGCGGGGGCTGCCCCGGGGTCCcagcccgccccccccccgagccccggGACTCACCGGGGAGGGCGCTCACTCCATGGCAGCAGCCGGCGGCCGGGCGGGCGCTCCCCTTTCTGACTGCGCCCGGCGCGGGGGGCGGCTTTAAAACTACGGGGCGGGGCCTGCCCAGACGCTGCCCTGCCATTGGCTGCGCCTGGCGTTAGGGGCGGGGCCTACACTCCCGCCTCGTTTCTATTGGCTGCGCGGGAGGAGGGGCGGGGCTCCGCTGGCACGCAAGTCACGCCCCCTGCGTACCTGGGGCCCGGCGGGGGGCGGGGACCCCCACAGCCATAGGGGCACTCGGGACCCCTCGAGACATGGGGACCCCCGGGATCCTCAGAGCTATAGGGGCACCCGGGACCCCCCGAGCCACAGGAACCTTCGGGACCCCCCAAGCCGTAGGGACTCCCCAGAACTGCTGTCCCCCCCGGCAGTTCCAGGAGCCCTCAGAGCTACAGGGACACCCAGGACCCCCTGGGATCCCCAAAGCCATAGGGGCCCCCCAGTCCTTCAAGACTTAGAGACTCCAGGGCCCCCCCCGAGGCACAGGGACCCCCCGGGGCCCCCTGAGccatagggacctccagagCCAGAGGGACCCCCGGGGCCCCCCCAAGACAGAGGGGCACCCTGGATCCTCAGAGCTGTAGGGGCACCCGAACCCCCAAGACACAGGCATCCCGGGGACCCCAAAGCTATAGGGGCACCCGGGACCCCCTGAGCCATAGGGACCCCCGGGACTCCCTGAGccatagggacctccagagCCATAGGGATCCCCGGGACCCCCTGAGccatagggacctccagagccatagggacccccgggaccccctgagccatagggacctccagagccatagggacccccgggaccccctgCGccatagggacctccagagccatagggacccccgggaccccctgAGCCATAGGGACCTCCAAAGCCATAgggacccccgggaccccctgagccatagggacctccagagccatagggacccccGGGACCTCCTGAGCCATAGGGACACCCAGGAGCCCCCGAGACTTAGAGACCACCGGGACCCTTCTTGCCACAGGGATCCCTGGAACCCCCCCAGAACTGCTGGGACCGTCGGTGGTCCCAGGAGCCCCTAGCGCCACAGGGACACCCAAGAACCCCTGGGACCTCCAGAgccacagggacccccagggccccccaggACTCCCAGACTGGGACCCCCCAGCACACAAGGACCCTCAGAGATTTAGGGGCACTCGGGACTCCTGGAGACACAGGGACCCCTGGGGCCCCCCAGAACTGCTGGGACCCCGGCACTTCCAGGAGCCCCCAGAGCTACAGGGACACCCAGGACTCCCTGGGAACCCCAGGGCCATAgggacccccgggaccccccagGACTCACAGAGCCACAGGGACACCCAGGACCTCCAGGACTCCCTGTGGTCCCCAGAACCACAGGGACCCACAGGACCTCTGGGAACCCCAGAACCACAGCGACCCCTGGAACCGCCAGGACCCCCAGCAGTTCCAGGATCTCCAGGATCTCCAGGAGCCCCCAGAGATATAGGGACCCCTGGAACCGCCAGGacccccagcagctccaggagccCCCAGGATCTCCAGGAGCCCCCAGAGATAGAGGGACCCCTGGGACCCCAGGACTCCTGGCCACTCTAGGACCCCTGAAACCCTCCAacaccacccccacccccccaggacctccagcatccctgggacTGGGGACCCTGGGATCCCCGCACCCCTGCTGTGCATAGATGTGGGTGTAGGTGTGGGTGCGGGTATTTTCCTCATATCCCCTGCATCCATGGAACCCTCAACACCCCTGGTTCCACCTGGGGCTGGGCATCTTCGTCACCCCGAGACCCCCATATCCAGCGTACCCAGGATAACCAGGAACCCAAGCACCCCTGGCATCCGCAGAGCCCCTGCCACTGTCCgctgggggacagggacagtgAGTGGCCCCGGTCGTGACAGAGCTGTGCCAAGCACCACAGGATAACGCTTCCTGTTCAGCAGTGCAGGGATGGcatgggctgggctggggccgCCAGGGACCCAGAGGTGCCCTTGTCCCAACCCTGGGCCCCAGCGGCAGTGGCAGTGCTGGTGACGGTGACTGCAACCAGACAGGGGACCCTGCTGGCTGCCACAGCCACCCCGGCAGTGTTTGCTTGCCTTGTGCCAACAGTCCCGGGGAAGGATCACGCTGTCCTGGCCGCGGCCGTCCTTTGTGCCGTCCTGCGGCAGCACCGGGGGGTCGCTGCCATGGTGACCTGTGGCACAGCCTTGGTTTCATGGTGTAAAACACTGATACGGCACAGCCGGAGAGACGTCAACCCAAAAGTAATAGATTGCTCTTGTGTCCTCTGCCTGCGGAGCTCCGTCCGAGGGAAGGACAGCGTCCTCTCCAGCCGCCAAGCCATGGGCCCCTCCAGCACCAAGCACCCCCTTGGTCGGTGTCCCTGCCAGTCCCCCCAGCCATGAGCCCCTCCGGCCACCAAGCAGCCCTGGGTCACAGCCTGGGACAGGGTGCAGGACAGGAGCAGGGACACGCTCCAGCTGGCACAGCC
Coding sequences:
- the VASN gene encoding vasorin; this encodes MSQLILCMLLLLAPRELAGACPAGCQCHDPRTILCAARRGQTVPHKLPPNTLSLYVFENGITTLSEDSFAGLPALQLLDLSQNKITSIQKNVFQPLTELVNLDLSSNQLQKITNETFHGLRLLERLYLQRNRIQHIDAAAFDTLENLLELKLQNNQLWVVPPLDLPNLLLLDISWNKIPTIAPGAFHAINIESLKIAGLGLTSLDEELFQAQNNLHELDISDNLLERVPAVLRRLGSLTKLSLAGNARISQLLAEDFHNLHNLQELDISNLNINTIPRDFSSFFPRLRAMMAAGNPFNCICQMSWLVQWVNASGVVLRRPEETRCHFPPKNSGKLLHHLQYADFGCPTTTTTLRPTTLRPTTLLPPAPLPTSSRPPPPSTAAPTAVARLPQDSSTPVPFSSPLAPTSPPTPLCPPRTCLNGGTCRLGAQNLLECLCPVGFAGTYCEEEVRTTTLSPATQAPPPGRQISIAQVGSTSLKVDLQNYIQSKVQLKGIRLSYRNLSGPDKRPVMLRLPASLSEYTVRALKPNCTYRVCIGPLGEKVSKEEHCAEAQTLPVSHQQHSPVTQSKDSNLALMIVPALAAVLLLVVVVTAGTYYRRHRRAKAHAGTGVDASPLELEGVKACLENGDLSSHGCKVPEAAMLSGGSECEVPLMQSHYPSNNNTPGLKPSYF